The Streptomyces sp. NBC_00162 sequence GCATCCTCGCCCAGGACACCCCCGACGGCCTGCGCGCCCGCACCCACTGCGCCACCGTCGAGGAAGGCTTCCTCCGCCTCGTGGACGAGGCCAACGCACTCGCGAAGGAGACCCGGCGATGAACGGCGCCCGCACCACCGCCACCGCAGCCCGCGTCCTGCGCCAGCTCAGCCACGACCCGCGCTCCATCGCGCTGATGCTCCTGGTCCCCGTCCTGATGCTGACGCTGCTGCGCTTCGTCTTCGACGGCAGCCCCCGCACCTTCGACGGCATCGGCGCGTCACTCCTCGGGATCTTCCCCCTCATCACCATGTTCCTGGTGACCTCCATCGCCACCCTGCGCGAGCGCACCTCCGGCACCCTGGAGCGCCTCCTCGCCATGCCGCTCGGCAAGGGCGACCTCATCGCCGGCTACGCCCTCGCCTTCGGCGCCGTCGCCGTCGTCCAGTCCGTCCTCGCCACCGGCCTCGCCCTCTCGCTCCTCGGCCTCGACGTCGTCGGCTCCCCCTGGCTGCTCCTCCTCGTCGCCCTCCTCGACGCGCTCCTCGGCACCGCACTCGGCCTCTTCGTCTCCGCCTTCGCGTCCTCCGAGTTCCAGGCCGTCCAGTTCATGCCGGCGGTGATCTTCCCCCAGCTGCTCCTGTGCGGCCTCTTCGCGGCGCGCAACACCATGCAGCCCGTCCTCGAAGGCCTCTCCAACGTCCTGCCCATGTCCTACGCCGTCGACGGCATGAACCAGGTCCTCACCCACACCGACATGACCGCCGACTTCGTCCGCGACTCCGTCGTCGTCGCCGCCTGCGCCCTGCTCGTCCTCGCCCTCGGCGCGGCCACCCTCCGCCGCCGGACGCCCTGACGCGCCCTGACCCGCACGGTTCTGAGGCGAGGCCCGGCGACCACAGGCCGGACACCGGCCCGCCATTCCACCCACGGGTGCAAGGATGAGGGCGTACACCCAATCAGTTCGGCGAGGTGAATCGGGCATGACCCAGACAGTCGCAGTCCTCGGTACCGGCAAGATCGGCGAGGCCCTGCTCAGCGGGATGATCCGCGGCGGCTGGCCCGCCTCGAAGCTCCTGGTCACCGCCCGCCGCGCGGAACGCGCCGAGGAACTCCACGCCCGCTACGGCGTCGAGGCCGTCAGCAACGCCGAGGCCGCCAAACGCGCCGACACCCTCATCCTCACCGTCAAGCCGCAGGACATGGGCAAGCTCCTCGAAGAGCTCTCCCCGCACGTCCCCGCCGACCGCCTGGTCATCAGCGGCGCCGCCGGCATCCCGACCTCCTTCTTCGAGGAGCGGCTCGCGCCCGGCACTCCCGTCGTCCGCGTCATGACGAACACCCCCGCCCTCGTCGACGAGGCCATGTCCGTCATCTCGGCCGGCAGCCACGCCACCGCCGCGCACCTCCTCCACACCGAGGAGATCTTCGGCGGCGTCGGCAAGACCCTGCGCGTCCCCGAGTCCCAGCAGGACGCGGCCACCGCCCTCTCCGGCTCCGGACCCGCGTACTTCTACTTCCTCGTCGAGGCCATGACGGACGCCGGGATCCTCCTGGGCCTGCCCCGCGCCCAGGCCCACGACCTGATCGTCCAGGCCGCCATCGGCGCCGCCGTGATGCTCCGCGACAGCGGCGAACACCCGGTCAAGCTCCGCGAGGCCGTCACCTCCCCGGCCGGTACGACGATCAACGCGATCGTCGAGCTCGAGCGGCACGGCGTACGCGCCGCGCTGATCGCCGCCCTCGAAGCGGCCCGCGACCGCAGCCGCGAGCTCGCCTCCGGCAACAGCTGAGACGCGCGTACGGGCCCCCGCCGCAGCGGGGGCCCGCACTCCGTTGAGCCCTCACCCCTTCACGGGGCGAGCAGCCCGATGGCCTCGTACGCCCGGTCCACCACCGGCCGCGCCAGCTCCCGGGCCCGCCCGGCACCCTCCCGCAGCACCTTGTCCACCTCCGCCGGATCGGCCGCCAGCTCGGCATGCCGCTCCCGCACCGGCCGCAGCAGCTCGACCACCGCGTCGGCGACATCCCGCTTGAGCGCGCCGTACCCGGTGTAGCCGTCGGCGAGGCGCACGGGATCCCCGCCCGTACAGGCGGCCAGGATGTCCAGCAGGTTCGCCACCCCGGGCCGCGCCTCCCGGTCGTGGACCACCCCGCCGTCCCCGCTGTCGGTGACGGCCCGCATCACCTTCTTGCGTACGGCCTCCGGTTCGTCGAGCAGATAGACGATCCCCGTGCCGTTCGCGTCGGACTTCCCCATCTTCGAGGTCGGCTCCTGGAGGTCCATGACCCGGGCGGCCACCGCCGGATGCGTGGCCTTGGGCACCGTGAAGGTGTGCCCGTACCGCTGGTTGAAGCGCACGGCCAGATCCCGGGTCAGCTCGACGTGCTGCTGCTGGTCCTCACCCACGGGCACCTCGTCGGTCCGGTACGCCAGGATGTCGGCGGCCATCAGTACGGGATAGGTGAGCAGCGACAGCCGTACGCCGTCCCCGGCGGCCTGCGCCTTCGCCGCCTTCTCCTTGTACTGGATCATCCGGCGCAACTCGCCGTCGGTGGCGGTGCACTCCAGCAGGTACGCCAGCCGCGTGTGCTCGTCGACATG is a genomic window containing:
- a CDS encoding ABC transporter permease produces the protein MNGARTTATAARVLRQLSHDPRSIALMLLVPVLMLTLLRFVFDGSPRTFDGIGASLLGIFPLITMFLVTSIATLRERTSGTLERLLAMPLGKGDLIAGYALAFGAVAVVQSVLATGLALSLLGLDVVGSPWLLLLVALLDALLGTALGLFVSAFASSEFQAVQFMPAVIFPQLLLCGLFAARNTMQPVLEGLSNVLPMSYAVDGMNQVLTHTDMTADFVRDSVVVAACALLVLALGAATLRRRTP
- the proC gene encoding pyrroline-5-carboxylate reductase, which encodes MTQTVAVLGTGKIGEALLSGMIRGGWPASKLLVTARRAERAEELHARYGVEAVSNAEAAKRADTLILTVKPQDMGKLLEELSPHVPADRLVISGAAGIPTSFFEERLAPGTPVVRVMTNTPALVDEAMSVISAGSHATAAHLLHTEEIFGGVGKTLRVPESQQDAATALSGSGPAYFYFLVEAMTDAGILLGLPRAQAHDLIVQAAIGAAVMLRDSGEHPVKLREAVTSPAGTTINAIVELERHGVRAALIAALEAARDRSRELASGNS
- the trpS gene encoding tryptophan--tRNA ligase, coding for MTRIFSGVKPTGHLTLGNYLGAVRQWVAADQEPDEALFCVVDLHALTVEHEPARVRRLSRQAATLLLASGLDPQRCTLFVQSHVDEHTRLAYLLECTATDGELRRMIQYKEKAAKAQAAGDGVRLSLLTYPVLMAADILAYRTDEVPVGEDQQQHVELTRDLAVRFNQRYGHTFTVPKATHPAVAARVMDLQEPTSKMGKSDANGTGIVYLLDEPEAVRKKVMRAVTDSGDGGVVHDREARPGVANLLDILAACTGGDPVRLADGYTGYGALKRDVADAVVELLRPVRERHAELAADPAEVDKVLREGAGRARELARPVVDRAYEAIGLLAP